A window from Bacteroidota bacterium encodes these proteins:
- a CDS encoding MotA/TolQ/ExbB proton channel family protein: MNQTATKKEESKAGSLFSSLAIPILVLVGFLLWKFVLGFEGNFADGVTRHTPVKEGIGSILGLIYLGGFIVPILLSLVLMSITFSIERFLTITKASGKGSAEAFVRKVKSHLTAGNVDAAIKECDVQQGSVANVVKAALHKYKEMEGESNMEKDQKILAIQKELEEATSLELPMLEKNLVIIATMASVSTLVALLGTVLGMIKAFSALGNAGAPDSTALAIGISEALINTALGIGNSAIAIIMYNVFTTRIDKITYTIDEAGFTIVQNFAAAHKR, encoded by the coding sequence TTAGTAGGTTTTTTACTTTGGAAATTTGTATTAGGCTTTGAAGGTAATTTTGCCGATGGAGTAACACGCCATACCCCAGTAAAAGAAGGTATTGGTTCAATTTTAGGATTAATATACTTAGGTGGTTTTATTGTACCTATCTTATTATCGTTGGTATTAATGAGTATTACTTTCTCAATCGAGCGTTTTTTAACTATTACAAAAGCATCAGGTAAAGGTTCAGCAGAAGCATTTGTTCGCAAAGTAAAAAGCCATTTAACAGCAGGTAATGTTGATGCAGCTATTAAAGAGTGTGATGTACAACAAGGTTCAGTAGCTAACGTAGTAAAAGCTGCTTTACACAAATACAAAGAAATGGAAGGCGAAAGTAACATGGAGAAAGACCAAAAGATTTTAGCCATTCAAAAAGAATTAGAAGAAGCTACTTCATTGGAATTACCAATGTTAGAGAAAAACTTAGTAATTATTGCAACCATGGCTTCGGTTTCAACGTTAGTTGCGTTATTAGGAACTGTATTAGGTATGATTAAAGCGTTCTCGGCATTAGGAAATGCAGGAGCGCCTGATTCAACTGCCCTAGCTATTGGTATTTCTGAAGCACTTATCAATACAGCTTTAGGAATTGGTAATTCAGCTATCGCTATCATTATGTATAACGTATTTACAACCAGAATTGATAAAATTACTTATACTATTGATGAAGCTGGTTTCACTATTGTACAAAACTTTGCAGCAGCTCACAAACGCTAG
- a CDS encoding biopolymer transporter ExbD, translated as MAEIEGGGGGGHKKGGKPKGKKLSTRVDFTPMVDLGFLLITFFMLTTSLNKPKTMELNMPVKDPNGDNTPIKVSQAVTVLLTGNNQVMYYFSDPVTLEPMTPQITDFSDGGIRPMLLRENKKRNPKLDSIQVYKDLFKTSKIKESEMKARIADIKAWKDGLIVVIKADDNAKFKNIVDILDEMLICNIGRYAIVDISDPEKDLIKSSAASLAEALKQN; from the coding sequence ATGGCAGAAATAGAAGGCGGTGGCGGTGGCGGTCATAAAAAAGGCGGTAAACCAAAAGGCAAGAAACTATCAACCCGTGTAGATTTTACACCCATGGTAGATTTAGGCTTCTTGTTGATTACCTTTTTTATGTTAACTACCTCGCTCAACAAGCCAAAAACCATGGAGTTGAACATGCCGGTAAAAGATCCTAATGGAGATAATACACCAATTAAGGTTTCTCAGGCAGTTACAGTTCTATTAACAGGAAATAATCAAGTAATGTACTATTTTAGTGATCCAGTAACATTGGAACCTATGACTCCACAAATAACTGATTTTAGTGACGGAGGAATAAGACCTATGTTGTTGCGTGAAAATAAAAAACGCAATCCAAAATTGGATTCTATCCAAGTGTATAAAGACTTGTTCAAAACATCTAAGATAAAGGAAAGTGAAATGAAAGCTCGTATTGCTGATATTAAAGCCTGGAAAGATGGTTTAATAGTAGTAATTAAGGCTGACGATAACGCTAAGTTTAAAAACATAGTTGACATTTTAGATGAAATGTTAATTTGTAATATTGGCCGTTATGCGATTGTTGATATTTCAGATCCTGAAAAAGATTTAATTAAAAGTTCGGCAGCATCTTTAGCCGAAGCCTTAAAACAAAACTAA
- a CDS encoding biopolymer transporter ExbD yields the protein MAKVKVPRKSTSVDMTAMTDVAFLLLTFFMLATQFKPDEPVQVLTPASVAEIPLPDVDVMLITISDDNKVFFDLQGEHYKYALLERMGKKYNIAFTEDERQKFSNMSSFGLPIAQLKQYINLSPDKRKSMPSTGIPCDSLNNELGDWVWQSRLTNNNFRVAIKGDREVSYPTIKQVIKTLQDKDVNRFNFITSMEGGK from the coding sequence ATGGCTAAAGTAAAAGTACCTCGTAAAAGTACCTCGGTTGATATGACTGCAATGACAGACGTTGCATTCCTATTGCTAACATTTTTTATGTTGGCTACCCAGTTCAAACCCGATGAACCAGTACAGGTGTTAACTCCAGCCTCTGTTGCCGAAATTCCACTACCCGATGTTGACGTAATGCTTATTACCATCAGTGATGATAATAAAGTATTCTTTGACCTTCAAGGAGAGCATTATAAATATGCCTTATTGGAGCGTATGGGTAAAAAGTACAATATTGCATTTACCGAAGACGAAAGACAAAAGTTTTCAAACATGAGTAGTTTTGGTTTACCCATTGCTCAGTTGAAACAATACATTAACTTAAGTCCGGATAAACGTAAATCTATGCCATCAACCGGTATTCCTTGCGACTCATTAAACAATGAATTGGGAGACTGGGTATGGCAAAGTAGATTGACCAACAATAACTTTAGAGTGGCTATTAAAGGCGATAGAGAGGTAAGTTACCCAACAATTAAACAAGTAATTAAAACCCTACAAGACAAAGATGTAAATAGATTTAATTTTATTACATCAATGGAAGGTGGTAAATAA